A single genomic interval of Shewanella halotolerans harbors:
- a CDS encoding DUF3019 domain-containing protein, with amino-acid sequence MSPQFCITADVEQSCEIELVLNWETSYPQVVCIMSDHDELEKWCANSPSTHSLTLKVETQKDIQFVMIDKESHQTLAGVKLKVTPTSAPQVRRRYRNPWSLF; translated from the coding sequence TTGTCACCCCAATTTTGCATCACGGCCGATGTCGAGCAGAGCTGTGAAATCGAGTTGGTACTAAACTGGGAGACCTCCTATCCCCAGGTAGTTTGCATCATGTCGGATCATGACGAGCTGGAGAAGTGGTGCGCCAACTCGCCCAGTACCCATTCACTCACCCTGAAGGTTGAGACACAAAAAGATATTCAATTTGTCATGATAGACAAAGAAAGCCACCAAACCTTGGCCGGCGTAAAATTAAAAGTTACCCCTACTTCGGCGCCTCAGGTGAGACGTCGTTATCGCAACCCCTGGAGTCTATTCTAA
- a CDS encoding LysR family transcriptional regulator, translating into MNLRALSYFVAVYDKGTISAAAKQCYIAQPSISSAISQLEDELNTQLFQRHGRGVSPTESAERLYPLAQRLLNESKAIASLFNTPEQRQPFKLGLINSLGVQRMSMLLKDFSQACHDMELTLVEANEPCDARIITTSQLKSDEVFQPIWHDDYLLAIPSTMSLALKKEIRLQDLSGQPFIHRAPCEALADLQQLMDLEGIKMQIRARIQTVEYAVGLVAAGVGIALVPALPVLMEQSNIIYKAIGDLQLRRTVGLAMQREGERTEQQKQLQQVSKLYS; encoded by the coding sequence ATGAACCTCAGAGCCCTAAGCTACTTTGTCGCCGTCTACGATAAGGGCACCATCAGCGCCGCTGCCAAGCAGTGCTATATCGCCCAGCCCTCTATCTCCTCGGCCATCAGCCAGCTCGAAGACGAGCTCAACACTCAGCTGTTCCAGCGCCACGGCAGAGGAGTTAGCCCCACAGAGTCGGCAGAGCGCCTCTATCCCCTGGCTCAGCGGCTGCTGAACGAGTCCAAGGCGATCGCTTCGCTGTTTAATACCCCGGAGCAGCGCCAACCCTTCAAACTTGGGCTGATCAACTCCCTCGGGGTGCAGCGCATGAGCATGCTGCTCAAAGACTTCAGCCAGGCCTGCCATGATATGGAGCTCACCCTGGTCGAGGCCAACGAGCCCTGCGACGCCCGTATCATCACCACCAGTCAGCTAAAGTCGGACGAAGTATTTCAGCCCATCTGGCATGACGACTATCTGCTGGCGATCCCCTCGACCATGAGCCTGGCCCTGAAGAAGGAGATCCGCCTGCAGGATCTTAGCGGTCAGCCCTTCATCCACCGCGCCCCCTGCGAGGCGCTGGCGGATCTACAGCAGCTGATGGATCTCGAGGGGATAAAGATGCAGATCCGCGCGCGGATCCAAACGGTAGAGTACGCGGTAGGCTTGGTAGCGGCCGGGGTCGGCATCGCCCTGGTGCCCGCCCTGCCGGTATTGATGGAGCAAAGTAACATCATCTATAAGGCGATTGGCGATCTGCAGCTCAGGCGCACCGTCGGTCTGGCCATGCAAAGAGAAGGTGAGCGCACCGAGCAGCAGAAACAGTTGCAACAAGTCAGCAAACTCTATAGCTAA
- a CDS encoding MipA/OmpV family protein — protein sequence MKNKLLTSLLTSLLLCFAVQAEEQKVCHMDDECVEVGQWQLGLALGYGERSNPVRDYDDIPIYLAPTLAYYGDRWFFDNGNLGYTLADEELFSVILTTSFSSDSAYFYRWDPSNIFISGTSQLSSTPSAFTSRFQAFGAEPEPVFNELEDRKFTLLGGAEAFIYTPMGIINLALAHDLFDVHSGMEAKVKWLYNLSWTDWKFEFAAVANWKSEEIINYYYGVRPSENTYWSERYRAGSGTNLGLELTTQYIMSEHWELLFLVRYTDLADEITASPLVTESYTNTYFIGTAYRF from the coding sequence ATGAAGAACAAGCTGCTGACAAGCCTACTTACCTCTTTGCTCCTCTGCTTCGCCGTACAGGCCGAAGAGCAGAAGGTTTGTCATATGGATGATGAATGTGTCGAAGTAGGCCAGTGGCAACTTGGCCTGGCGCTAGGCTATGGTGAGCGTAGCAACCCTGTCCGCGACTACGACGATATCCCCATCTACCTGGCACCTACCCTGGCCTACTATGGTGACAGATGGTTTTTCGACAATGGCAATCTGGGTTACACCCTGGCGGATGAGGAGCTATTTAGCGTCATCCTGACCACCAGCTTCAGCAGCGACAGCGCCTACTTCTACCGTTGGGACCCGTCGAACATCTTTATCTCTGGCACCAGTCAGCTCAGCTCAACACCATCGGCATTTACCTCGCGTTTTCAAGCCTTTGGTGCCGAGCCCGAGCCGGTTTTTAACGAGCTCGAAGACAGAAAATTTACACTTCTTGGCGGAGCAGAAGCGTTTATTTACACACCAATGGGTATAATCAACCTCGCCCTGGCCCACGATCTTTTCGACGTGCACTCCGGCATGGAGGCCAAGGTGAAGTGGCTCTACAACCTATCATGGACCGACTGGAAATTTGAATTCGCCGCAGTGGCTAACTGGAAGAGCGAAGAGATCATCAACTACTATTACGGCGTACGTCCAAGTGAGAACACCTATTGGAGTGAACGCTACCGTGCCGGTTCTGGCACTAATTTAGGATTAGAATTGACGACACAATACATAATGAGTGAGCACTGGGAATTGCTCTTCCTGGTACGCTATACCGACTTGGCCGATGAAATCACCGCCAGTCCGCTCGTCACTGAAAGTTACACCAACACTTACTTTATCGGCACTGCCTATAGGTTCTAA
- a CDS encoding response regulator, producing MTESQSTHRVLLVEDDIRLANLIVDYLKSHGMHVEVERRGDTVLTRLINYKPDIILLDIMLPGMDGLTLCEKLPDYFAGPILLMSALGSNEDQIKGLELGADDYVVKPVDPALLIARINNLLRRTAKPPQAESHCLSFGKLSIDPHTQAIRLGDLEVDLTSHEFELLWLLASQAGQVLSRQYIYQYLLNIDFDGKDRKIDVRISRLRKKLGDNIETPFRIKTVWGQGYLFAPEAWNN from the coding sequence ATGACAGAATCTCAATCGACCCATAGAGTCTTGCTCGTCGAAGACGATATTCGTCTGGCAAACCTGATTGTGGATTATTTAAAGTCGCATGGAATGCACGTGGAAGTTGAGCGTCGCGGTGATACCGTATTGACCCGACTGATCAACTACAAACCAGATATCATCTTGCTCGATATCATGCTGCCAGGGATGGATGGCCTTACCCTTTGTGAAAAGCTGCCCGACTACTTCGCCGGCCCAATCCTGCTGATGAGCGCACTGGGTTCCAACGAAGATCAGATCAAAGGGCTAGAACTGGGCGCCGACGACTATGTGGTCAAGCCGGTAGATCCTGCCCTGCTTATCGCCCGCATCAACAATCTGCTGCGCCGCACCGCCAAGCCGCCACAGGCAGAATCTCACTGCCTGAGTTTCGGCAAGCTGAGCATAGATCCCCACACTCAGGCGATTCGCCTTGGCGATCTCGAGGTGGATCTCACCAGCCATGAGTTCGAACTCCTCTGGCTGCTAGCCTCACAGGCCGGCCAGGTACTGAGCCGCCAATATATCTATCAATACCTGCTCAACATCGACTTCGATGGAAAGGACAGGAAGATCGACGTGCGTATCTCACGGCTACGCAAGAAGTTAGGTGACAATATCGAAACCCCATTTAGAATTAAGACGGTATGGGGTCAGGGGTATCTGTTTGCCCCAGAAGCCTGGAACAACTAA